In Anaerobaca lacustris, one DNA window encodes the following:
- a CDS encoding Do family serine endopeptidase: MVVQTLGGFRKRAFLSAPLLVVLLVLLAPVSTLAADDQSIAALRQMGKAFASIADKASPGVVGIQATRTVRSRGFSRDRSGADPFEDDLFRYFFGPRQAPRGRDESESRQVSQGSGFVISPDGYILTNNHLVGGAETVTVQLSDGRKVTAEIVGADPETDVAVVKIDRTDLPYIELADSGTLEVGEWVIAIGNPFGLSHTVTAGIVSAKGRSRIGVADYEDFIQTDAAINMGNSGGPLLNLDGKAVGINTAIIGPGGNVGIGLAIPSNMARDIYTQLKESGEVVRGFLGVSLADLEPGMGEYFKLDDDRGVVITTVIEGSAAEKAGIKPDDVVVEFEGEPVTSLNDFRNRVAMYKPGSRVQIVVMREGKRTALTAVLDAVPESRRVAGSAGRAVQESLGMTLQTLTEELASRLGYEDLAGVVAMEVRPGSPAADAGIRAGTLIMEVNRKPVRSVREFEEAIDGASADERAMLRVRDEAVTRLLMIRLPKK, from the coding sequence ATGGTCGTACAAACACTTGGTGGATTTCGCAAACGCGCCTTCCTCAGCGCACCGCTGCTCGTTGTTCTTCTGGTGCTGCTGGCTCCCGTTTCAACCCTGGCCGCCGACGATCAAAGCATTGCCGCTCTGCGGCAGATGGGCAAGGCGTTCGCCTCGATCGCCGATAAGGCTTCGCCTGGGGTGGTGGGGATCCAGGCCACCAGGACCGTGAGGAGCCGCGGTTTTTCGAGGGACCGGTCGGGCGCCGATCCGTTTGAGGACGACCTGTTCCGGTATTTCTTCGGTCCTCGGCAGGCCCCCCGGGGTCGCGACGAGTCCGAGTCTCGTCAGGTTTCGCAGGGGTCCGGGTTTGTCATCTCTCCCGATGGGTACATTCTGACGAACAACCATCTGGTCGGAGGGGCCGAGACCGTGACCGTCCAGTTGTCGGACGGGCGCAAGGTGACGGCTGAAATCGTGGGCGCCGACCCGGAAACGGACGTGGCCGTCGTGAAGATCGACCGGACCGATCTTCCGTATATCGAACTGGCCGATTCCGGCACGCTGGAAGTCGGCGAGTGGGTGATCGCGATCGGCAATCCCTTTGGGTTGAGCCATACCGTGACCGCCGGAATCGTCAGCGCCAAGGGCCGAAGCCGTATCGGCGTGGCCGATTATGAGGACTTCATTCAGACGGATGCCGCAATCAACATGGGCAATTCGGGCGGCCCCCTTCTGAATCTGGACGGCAAGGCGGTGGGGATCAATACGGCCATTATCGGGCCCGGTGGCAACGTAGGAATCGGTCTGGCCATTCCCAGCAACATGGCCAGGGACATCTATACGCAACTGAAGGAAAGCGGCGAAGTGGTGCGCGGCTTTCTGGGGGTAAGTCTGGCGGACCTGGAGCCCGGCATGGGCGAGTATTTCAAGCTCGATGACGACAGGGGCGTGGTGATCACGACCGTCATTGAGGGTTCGGCCGCCGAGAAGGCTGGGATCAAGCCCGACGACGTCGTGGTGGAGTTCGAGGGCGAGCCGGTGACCAGCCTGAACGATTTCCGCAACCGTGTCGCCATGTACAAGCCGGGCAGCCGAGTCCAGATTGTGGTGATGCGAGAGGGCAAGCGGACGGCGCTGACGGCGGTCTTGGACGCGGTGCCGGAAAGCCGGCGAGTGGCGGGTTCTGCCGGCAGGGCGGTTCAGGAGAGCCTGGGGATGACGCTTCAGACGCTGACCGAGGAACTCGCTTCGCGTCTGGGCTATGAGGATTTGGCGGGCGTCGTGGCGATGGAGGTCCGGCCCGGCTCACCGGCTGCCGACGCGGGGATTCGAGCGGGGACCCTCATCATGGAGGTCAACCGAAAGCCGGTTCGCAGCGTGCGAGAGTTTGAAGAGGCGATCGACGGAGCCTCCGCCGATGAAAGGGCCATGCTTCGCGTTCGCGACGAGGCCGTGACAAGGCTGTTGATGATTCGTCTGCCCAAGAAATAG
- a CDS encoding zinc-dependent peptidase yields the protein MLGFKKRRRARAAGQPFPPGWLAILTRNVPICASLSEDDQQELRRHVQIFLSEKRFEGCGGLEITDEIRVTIAAQACILLLHRQTDYYPGLTSILVYPRKYVAERVQEVIGDVVLEGQDVRLGESWHRGAVVLSWADVRRGAANIHSGQNVVFHEFAHQLDSAAGRGDSTPVLRDRFRFASWAETLGRDFDAFRRSVGAGPTQVLDDYGATDEAEFFAVATECFFEKAHELRNVHPELYGALKDFYQQDPASWPGGGGRRGSVNKNGRSGP from the coding sequence ATGTTGGGATTCAAGAAACGACGACGTGCCAGGGCGGCGGGGCAGCCTTTTCCGCCCGGGTGGCTGGCGATTCTCACCAGGAACGTCCCGATCTGCGCGTCTCTGTCCGAAGACGACCAGCAGGAACTAAGACGGCACGTCCAGATCTTCCTTTCGGAGAAGCGGTTCGAGGGCTGCGGCGGACTGGAGATCACCGACGAGATCCGGGTGACCATCGCGGCCCAGGCGTGCATCCTGCTGCTGCATCGCCAGACCGACTACTATCCAGGCCTGACGTCGATACTGGTCTACCCGCGGAAGTATGTGGCCGAGCGGGTTCAGGAGGTGATCGGCGACGTGGTTCTCGAAGGCCAAGACGTGCGGCTGGGCGAGTCCTGGCATCGCGGGGCGGTTGTGCTCTCATGGGCCGATGTGCGGCGGGGGGCGGCCAACATCCACAGCGGCCAGAACGTCGTCTTCCACGAGTTCGCCCACCAGCTTGACAGCGCCGCCGGCAGAGGAGACAGCACCCCGGTCCTGCGCGACCGATTCCGCTTTGCGTCCTGGGCCGAGACGCTGGGCCGCGACTTCGATGCGTTCCGACGCAGCGTTGGAGCCGGCCCTACCCAGGTCCTCGACGACTACGGCGCGACCGACGAGGCCGAATTCTTTGCCGTGGCGACCGAGTGCTTCTTCGAGAAGGCCCACGAACTGCGAAATGTCCATCCCGAGCTGTACGGGGCGTTGAAGGACTTCTACCAGCAGGACCCGGCTTCCTGGCCGGGGGGCGGCGGCCGACGGGGCTCCGTGAACAAAAATGGTCGATCCGGACCATAA
- the truD gene encoding tRNA pseudouridine(13) synthase TruD, which translates to MNDAPILLTATIPGTGGVIKARHEDFFVEELPLYPAAGVGDHTYAVIEKRGLGTREAIDRLARALNVQRRDIGSAGLKDTHAVTRQWVSIERTDPERVRGLSVADIRVLHVTRHTNKLKPGHLAGNRFAIKLRNLTMPLDEAARTAEQVLAVLTQKGVPNYFGPQRFGNRVDNHLVGKAVIDNDAERAIDLFIGRPDPRLDSDLMLQARQLYADGRYQESLDAWPRQIMERRRILKALVVNRGNKKRAFKVMDKHLKGFFVSAYQSSVFNRVLTARMPEIDKVLVGDMAYKHDNGACFRVEDAEAEQPRCDRFEISPTGPLIGQRTTHLEGPAGAIEDPILEAEGLGEDQFRQMKKLGARGGRRPLRFQPREAALATGTDDLGPYLELRFELSPGCYATTLLAEITKNPIPDEPGDPTQDGPDGAALDT; encoded by the coding sequence ATGAACGACGCACCCATTCTTCTGACGGCGACGATCCCGGGCACCGGGGGCGTCATCAAAGCGAGACACGAGGACTTCTTCGTCGAGGAGTTGCCGCTGTATCCGGCGGCCGGCGTGGGCGACCACACGTACGCCGTGATCGAAAAGCGGGGCCTCGGCACGCGGGAGGCCATCGATCGGCTCGCCCGGGCGCTGAACGTCCAGCGGCGCGACATCGGCTCAGCCGGTCTGAAGGACACGCACGCCGTGACGCGGCAGTGGGTCTCCATCGAGCGGACGGACCCCGAGCGCGTACGCGGGCTCAGCGTCGCCGATATCCGTGTTCTCCACGTCACGCGCCACACCAACAAGCTCAAGCCGGGCCACCTGGCCGGCAACCGCTTCGCCATCAAACTCCGCAACCTTACGATGCCCCTGGACGAAGCGGCCCGCACGGCCGAGCAGGTGCTCGCCGTTCTGACGCAGAAAGGCGTACCGAACTACTTCGGGCCGCAGCGGTTCGGCAATCGCGTCGACAACCATCTCGTGGGCAAGGCGGTGATCGACAACGACGCCGAGCGGGCCATCGACCTGTTCATCGGCCGGCCCGATCCCCGGCTCGACAGCGACCTGATGCTTCAGGCCCGACAACTCTACGCGGACGGCCGATACCAGGAGTCTCTCGACGCCTGGCCCCGGCAGATTATGGAACGCCGTCGCATTCTCAAGGCCCTTGTGGTCAATCGCGGCAACAAGAAGCGGGCGTTCAAGGTCATGGACAAGCACCTCAAGGGTTTTTTCGTCTCCGCTTATCAGTCGTCGGTCTTCAATCGCGTGCTCACCGCGCGCATGCCCGAGATCGACAAAGTGCTGGTGGGCGACATGGCCTATAAGCACGACAACGGGGCATGTTTTCGCGTCGAGGACGCCGAGGCCGAACAGCCTCGCTGCGACCGCTTCGAGATCAGCCCGACCGGTCCCCTGATCGGCCAGCGCACGACGCACCTGGAAGGCCCGGCCGGTGCGATCGAAGACCCCATCCTCGAAGCCGAAGGACTGGGCGAGGATCAGTTCCGTCAGATGAAGAAGCTGGGCGCCCGGGGTGGCCGTCGGCCGTTGCGGTTCCAGCCACGCGAGGCGGCCCTCGCCACGGGAACGGACGATCTGGGCCCCTACCTCGAACTGCGATTCGAACTGTCCCCCGGCTGCTACGCCACGACCCTGCTGGCCGAGATCACCAAGAACCCCATCCCCGACGAACCGGGCGACCCGACCCAGGACGGTCCCGACGGCGCCGCACTGGACACGTAA
- a CDS encoding 50S ribosomal protein L34 — MENHRKSHIKKKRVSGFRARSRTHHGRKILANRRRGSTKVKHG, encoded by the coding sequence ATGGAAAACCATCGTAAGAGTCACATCAAGAAAAAACGCGTCAGTGGGTTCCGGGCTCGGTCGCGGACCCACCACGGACGTAAGATTCTCGCCAATCGCCGTCGCGGCAGCACGAAAGTCAAACACGGTTAG